A genomic segment from Candidatus Zixiibacteriota bacterium encodes:
- a CDS encoding aldehyde dehydrogenase family protein: MAQKHRLYLAGEWKDSNQTIDVINPFDKSLVGTVAAASPDDFTTAIEKANEAFHAYRSFPSYKRADALQFISSEIEKRKDEFAETITREMGKSIKDSLGEVNRAVSVFAISAEEAKRLGGELISMDWQAGSEGRWGVVRRFPMGVVAGISPFNFPLNLVAHKIGPALASGNTIVLKPASKTPIVALKLAEIIDQTDLPKGVVSILPASSRDTAPLLRDPRVKVITFTGSPLVGWMIKEKSGKKRVVLELGGNAGAIVADDADVEYAVSRMIFGGFAASGQSCISVQRVYLHESIYDRFISLFTEKVNELRVGDPLDPSVDIGPVVEEKEAIRIENWIAEAVSHGAKIVAGGKRLGGHVQPTILADVKPDMKVCAQEVFAPLVSVLKYTDFKEAVAQINDSDFGLQAGVFTNRMKDIWYAFETIEAGGVVINDVPTYRADHQPYGGMKDSGLGREGIRYSIEDYTDIKILSMNLK; the protein is encoded by the coding sequence ATGGCCCAGAAACACAGACTCTACCTCGCCGGAGAATGGAAGGATTCAAATCAGACGATTGATGTAATCAATCCCTTCGACAAGTCTCTTGTCGGGACTGTCGCCGCCGCATCTCCTGATGACTTCACGACTGCAATTGAGAAAGCGAATGAGGCTTTTCATGCATACCGGTCTTTTCCGAGTTACAAAAGAGCTGATGCGCTGCAGTTCATTTCCTCCGAAATCGAGAAGCGCAAAGACGAGTTTGCCGAGACAATCACACGCGAGATGGGCAAGTCGATCAAAGATTCACTCGGTGAGGTTAATCGGGCAGTCTCAGTCTTTGCGATATCTGCTGAAGAAGCGAAGAGACTCGGAGGCGAGCTGATCTCTATGGATTGGCAGGCAGGTTCCGAGGGGCGCTGGGGCGTGGTGAGGCGCTTCCCTATGGGAGTCGTCGCCGGAATATCGCCGTTTAACTTCCCACTTAACCTCGTCGCACACAAGATCGGCCCGGCACTGGCATCCGGGAATACGATCGTCCTCAAGCCCGCATCCAAAACACCGATTGTTGCTCTCAAACTCGCTGAGATTATCGATCAGACAGATTTGCCGAAAGGCGTCGTATCGATACTCCCGGCATCGTCAAGAGATACAGCCCCGCTGCTCCGGGATCCGCGAGTCAAAGTGATCACATTCACCGGATCACCGTTGGTCGGTTGGATGATTAAAGAGAAGTCAGGCAAGAAACGTGTAGTGCTCGAACTCGGCGGCAACGCCGGCGCGATCGTAGCCGATGATGCCGATGTCGAGTACGCGGTCAGCCGAATGATCTTCGGCGGCTTTGCCGCATCGGGGCAGAGCTGCATTTCGGTGCAGAGAGTCTATTTGCACGAGAGCATCTATGACAGGTTCATCAGCCTGTTCACAGAGAAAGTTAACGAGCTTAGAGTCGGTGATCCGCTCGATCCAAGTGTCGATATCGGACCGGTAGTCGAAGAGAAAGAGGCGATCCGGATTGAGAATTGGATTGCAGAGGCTGTGAGCCATGGCGCTAAAATTGTAGCCGGTGGCAAGCGTCTTGGCGGGCATGTGCAGCCGACGATCCTTGCTGATGTGAAGCCAGATATGAAAGTCTGCGCGCAGGAGGTCTTCGCGCCGTTGGTATCGGTCCTCAAGTATACAGACTTCAAAGAAGCCGTCGCACAGATCAACGATTCAGATTTCGGATTGCAGGCGGGTGTGTTCACAAACCGAATGAAAGACATCTGGTATGCGTTCGAGACAATCGAGGCGGGCGGTGTTGTGATCAATGATGTCCCGACATATCGCGCAGATCATCAGCCGTACGGTGGCATGAAGGATTCCGGTTTGGGACGCGAAGGCATCCGCTATTCTATCGAAGATTACACCGATATCAAGATACTCTCGATGAATCTAAAGTAG
- a CDS encoding response regulator, producing the protein MGKVLIVEDEKNLLELYRMELEEEGYSVATAESGEAALRVSEEFQPDLVVLDLKLGEEEGLRVLSDLKYQNRERPVILNTAYNHYKHDFSSWAADAYLIKSGDISELKSKIRELLAN; encoded by the coding sequence ATGGGAAAAGTACTCATAGTTGAAGATGAGAAGAACCTTCTCGAGCTGTACAGGATGGAACTCGAGGAGGAAGGGTACAGCGTCGCCACAGCTGAATCAGGGGAAGCGGCGCTGAGAGTATCCGAGGAGTTTCAGCCGGATCTGGTCGTGCTCGACCTAAAACTTGGCGAGGAAGAAGGCCTGCGAGTGCTCAGTGATCTGAAGTATCAGAACAGAGAAAGACCTGTGATTCTCAACACGGCTTACAATCATTACAAGCACGACTTCAGTTCATGGGCAGCTGATGCCTATCTTATCAAATCAGGGGATATCAGCGAGCTAAAGTCGAAAATCAGAGAGCTGCTTGCTAACTAA
- a CDS encoding GAF domain-containing protein, with translation MADRICKTSSSESPDCWIDIALSGKPIEEIHLRKEMIDNCLKCDDFHKAINRSAGRRSSDRLIQEAVGKLISMLAKYNSELSSSAENLSRRIAELTVLETVAEFLLKALNLKDCLKVFLTAVTAGEAFGFNRAVVFLVNQPRRALEGQLGFGHVDLGKYRTTWGFIHESRLTFSDMMQRILDKPELPDNDLTEIVKNIYVPMTSEFGLLPEALIKRKSFKVEHATAEHITDRNLLAIFGGRACAIVPIICKESALGVLIVDNPITSGSITDDEIAMLETLSYLAASKIDNLILHNQLELRIAELEHVHALLHNNQEYLIQTERLVEAGRLATTIAHELKTPLATIGGYGRRALRSHGRGDDITQDLNVIVSEITRLEGITVGILDYSKKRKLNLTVLDLNELISETLEILADKLSFANIEVHIELTSATSTVKADRDRLKQVVFNLIENATQAMPDGGTLTVSTGTNGGWEWFRVTDTGCGMSQETIDNLFKPFFTTRSSGAGLGLPVSKRIVADHGGFVEVSSTLGEGSSFTVNLPTNRHVKEV, from the coding sequence GTGGCTGACCGGATTTGCAAAACAAGCTCTTCGGAGAGTCCTGATTGCTGGATTGATATTGCGCTCAGCGGGAAACCGATAGAAGAGATTCATCTGCGGAAAGAGATGATCGACAACTGCCTGAAGTGCGATGATTTTCACAAGGCGATAAATCGATCTGCAGGGCGGCGAAGTTCTGACCGACTCATACAGGAGGCTGTCGGCAAACTGATCTCGATGCTCGCCAAATACAATTCTGAACTATCGAGCTCGGCTGAGAATCTCAGCAGGAGAATCGCGGAATTAACCGTTCTGGAAACTGTGGCTGAATTTCTCCTCAAAGCCTTGAATCTCAAGGACTGCCTGAAGGTGTTTCTGACGGCGGTTACTGCAGGTGAGGCTTTCGGCTTCAATAGAGCAGTTGTCTTTCTGGTCAATCAGCCGCGACGCGCACTTGAGGGTCAGCTCGGCTTCGGGCATGTCGATCTCGGAAAGTACAGAACAACATGGGGGTTCATCCATGAATCCCGGCTCACATTCTCCGATATGATGCAGAGAATTCTGGACAAACCGGAGCTTCCGGACAACGATTTGACAGAGATTGTCAAGAATATCTACGTTCCCATGACTTCCGAGTTCGGCCTGCTCCCGGAGGCGCTCATCAAGAGAAAGTCTTTCAAAGTCGAACATGCCACTGCGGAGCATATCACAGATCGCAATTTGCTCGCTATCTTCGGAGGGCGTGCCTGTGCAATCGTGCCTATCATCTGTAAAGAGAGCGCGCTTGGAGTGCTGATCGTTGACAATCCAATCACTTCCGGAAGTATTACAGACGATGAGATAGCCATGCTGGAAACGCTTTCCTACCTCGCGGCATCCAAGATCGACAATCTGATACTGCATAATCAGCTCGAATTGCGCATCGCGGAGCTTGAGCATGTGCATGCTCTCCTGCACAATAACCAGGAATATCTGATCCAAACGGAGCGTCTCGTTGAGGCAGGCAGGCTTGCGACAACAATCGCCCACGAACTAAAGACCCCGCTTGCGACTATTGGCGGATACGGCAGGCGAGCACTCCGGTCACACGGGCGCGGTGACGACATCACCCAGGATCTGAATGTGATCGTGAGTGAAATCACTCGGTTAGAAGGGATAACGGTCGGGATTCTTGATTATTCCAAGAAACGTAAGCTAAATCTTACTGTCCTCGATCTAAACGAGCTAATATCGGAGACTCTTGAGATTTTGGCGGATAAATTGTCGTTTGCCAATATCGAGGTGCACATCGAGCTGACAAGCGCAACCTCAACAGTCAAAGCCGACCGGGACAGGCTTAAACAGGTAGTGTTCAATCTTATTGAAAATGCTACACAGGCCATGCCCGATGGTGGAACTCTAACAGTCTCCACAGGTACAAATGGAGGCTGGGAATGGTTCAGGGTAACAGATACAGGATGCGGTATGTCACAGGAAACGATTGACAATCTATTCAAGCCGTTTTTTACCACTCGGAGCTCTGGAGCGGGTCTCGGCCTTCCTGTCTCAAAGCGAATAGTCGCCGACCATGGGGGCTTCGTTGAAGTTTCATCGACACTTGGAGAAGGATCTTCATTCACAGTGAACTTGCCGACCAATCGGCATGTTAAAGAGGTGTAG
- the nadC gene encoding carboxylating nicotinate-nucleotide diphosphorylase — protein sequence MDHIIELALREDIGSGDITTLACVDPAVHGEAEIVSWSDGVLSGQDIASEVFCRVDDSVKYTSLERDGSEISGGTDIAVIGGKLASILTAERIALNFLMRLSGIATLTRRYVDEISGTRAKILDTRKTTPGLRQAEKYAVLCGGGSNHRKGLNDMALIKDNHIEAAGGLSIALKRTFDYLADAGRDIPVDVEVATDDDLEQALSGGASWIMLDNMDIGRIRDAVSKIREKDDRIKIEVSGRVTLSGLREIAECGVDYISVGALTHSAPSLDFSLNVSKISR from the coding sequence ATGGATCATATTATCGAACTCGCCCTCCGTGAGGATATCGGCAGCGGCGACATCACTACGCTGGCCTGTGTCGATCCTGCAGTACATGGTGAGGCTGAGATTGTGAGTTGGTCAGATGGTGTGCTGTCGGGGCAGGATATTGCCTCAGAGGTATTTTGCAGGGTCGATGACTCAGTCAAGTATACGTCGCTTGAGCGTGATGGTTCTGAAATCTCCGGCGGAACTGACATCGCAGTGATTGGAGGAAAGCTTGCTTCCATTCTCACTGCCGAAAGAATAGCGCTGAATTTCCTGATGCGCCTTTCCGGAATTGCGACTCTGACAAGGCGATATGTCGATGAAATCAGCGGCACACGGGCGAAGATTCTTGACACCCGCAAGACCACTCCCGGACTTCGGCAGGCAGAGAAATATGCCGTGCTGTGTGGCGGCGGATCAAATCACCGTAAGGGCCTTAATGACATGGCGCTGATAAAGGACAATCATATCGAAGCGGCAGGGGGGCTCTCTATCGCTCTGAAAAGGACATTCGATTATCTCGCCGATGCAGGAAGGGACATTCCTGTCGATGTCGAGGTCGCTACCGATGATGATCTCGAGCAGGCTCTGAGCGGGGGTGCGTCATGGATTATGCTGGACAATATGGACATCGGCAGGATCAGGGACGCCGTCAGTAAGATTCGAGAGAAGGATGATCGGATCAAGATCGAGGTCTCCGGCCGTGTGACATTGTCCGGCCTTCGAGAGATCGCCGAGTGTGGCGTCGACTACATTTCCGTCGGAGCACTGACTCATTCTGCACCTTCTCTCGACTTCTCACTCAACGTTAGCAAGATCAGCAGGTGA
- a CDS encoding biotin--[acetyl-CoA-carboxylase] ligase, with product MGSRVDDIAVELLDLLRNSPERYFVVQKLANKLSTHGRFINEALRGLAVWGYKFDFDDKMRVKFVSAPDSIFPHEIHHYLKTKFIGRNIISHFSVPSTNSLAFSLADEGAAEGTLVIAEKQTSGRGRLGRSWHSPQKTGLWFSLILRPDLPPAGLPGLSIVTATALAETIISRLKLQAKIKWPNDCLIDGLKVAGILTELSAELDKAKYVIVGTGINVNQTLRNFPPHLKHKATSLRLETGTEVNRIEFLADFLLNFEKMYLQFKKDGLKPLLPKIKKRSSLLGRQVRLKQGKKTIIAKAIGIGIDGALIVKRRKETLRVTAGEVTVV from the coding sequence ATGGGAAGCCGTGTCGATGACATTGCCGTAGAACTCCTCGATCTTCTCAGAAATTCACCCGAGCGTTACTTCGTCGTACAGAAACTCGCAAACAAACTCTCTACTCATGGCAGATTCATAAATGAGGCTCTTCGCGGGCTCGCCGTCTGGGGTTACAAGTTCGATTTTGATGACAAGATGCGGGTCAAGTTCGTATCCGCGCCCGATTCGATCTTCCCCCATGAGATTCATCACTATCTGAAGACGAAGTTCATCGGCAGGAATATCATCTCGCATTTTTCCGTTCCCTCGACAAATTCGCTTGCGTTCAGCCTTGCCGACGAAGGTGCAGCCGAGGGTACTCTCGTGATCGCCGAGAAGCAGACATCCGGGCGCGGGCGGCTCGGCCGTAGTTGGCATTCTCCACAAAAGACCGGTCTCTGGTTTTCACTCATCCTGCGGCCTGATCTTCCGCCTGCAGGACTTCCTGGACTCTCTATTGTAACCGCTACTGCTTTGGCGGAGACAATCATATCCAGGCTCAAACTCCAAGCGAAAATCAAATGGCCGAATGACTGCCTCATCGATGGATTGAAAGTGGCGGGCATACTCACGGAGCTCTCTGCCGAACTTGACAAAGCGAAATATGTGATCGTCGGCACCGGCATCAATGTCAATCAGACACTGAGAAATTTCCCGCCACATCTAAAGCACAAGGCGACATCTCTCAGACTCGAAACCGGCACCGAAGTCAACCGCATCGAGTTTCTCGCGGATTTTCTGCTTAATTTCGAGAAGATGTATCTTCAGTTCAAGAAAGATGGTCTGAAGCCGCTGCTGCCGAAGATCAAGAAACGTTCATCACTGCTGGGCAGACAGGTGCGTCTGAAACAGGGGAAGAAGACCATCATTGCAAAAGCTATCGGCATTGGTATTGATGGCGCACTGATCGTCAAGCGCCGCAAAGAAACACTCCGCGTAACGGCGGGCGAAGTGACGGTGGTGTGA
- a CDS encoding PhzF family phenazine biosynthesis protein, protein MKLPIYQIDAFTGKVFAGNPAAVCPLESWLDDKTLQSIAAENNLSETAFFVPKGDAYEIRWFTPGIEVELCGHATLASAHVIFNYLGYKNDVIRFETRKSGELTVRKEGDLLSMNFPSSKPTPVPCPGDLTRALRIEPVEVLKSSAYLAIFESEDQVRSLKPDFPILNELDAYAVIVTAKGKTVDFVSRFFAYKIGIPEDPVTGSAHCTSVPYWSEKLGKTKLHALQVSERGGELFCEDLGDRVKISGRAVQYLIGQIDI, encoded by the coding sequence ATGAAACTGCCGATTTATCAAATCGATGCTTTCACGGGCAAAGTCTTCGCAGGTAACCCTGCGGCGGTTTGTCCGCTCGAATCATGGCTCGATGACAAGACTCTGCAGTCTATCGCAGCAGAGAACAACCTGTCTGAGACCGCATTCTTTGTTCCGAAAGGTGATGCGTACGAGATTCGCTGGTTCACACCGGGAATCGAAGTCGAACTCTGCGGCCACGCCACACTCGCGAGCGCACACGTCATCTTCAACTATCTTGGATACAAGAATGATGTGATACGGTTCGAAACGCGCAAGAGTGGCGAACTGACTGTCAGGAAAGAAGGCGATTTGCTATCGATGAATTTCCCGAGCAGCAAACCAACGCCCGTGCCATGTCCGGGCGATCTCACAAGGGCGCTTCGCATCGAGCCGGTCGAAGTCCTGAAGTCGTCTGCATATCTCGCGATCTTCGAATCTGAAGACCAGGTTAGATCATTGAAACCCGATTTCCCGATCCTCAATGAACTCGACGCCTACGCCGTCATTGTGACTGCGAAAGGCAAGACAGTCGATTTCGTGTCGCGTTTCTTCGCCTACAAGATCGGCATTCCTGAAGACCCTGTCACCGGTTCGGCTCACTGCACGTCGGTGCCGTACTGGTCGGAGAAGCTCGGCAAGACCAAGCTGCATGCTCTGCAGGTATCCGAGCGCGGGGGAGAGTTGTTCTGCGAGGACCTCGGGGACAGAGTTAAGATATCGGGACGGGCTGTGCAGTACTTGATTGGGCAGATTGACATTTGA
- a CDS encoding DMT family transporter encodes MLEDMPYFGEVLSVLTAVVWAFAVILFKKSGETVSPLALNLFKNVLAVTLFVPTLLIFGIEFLQPVPVSDYLVLLLSGIIGIGITDTLYFKSLNLLGASLMAIVACLYSPSVFALSAIFLGDTLSVIQLVGVALIVSAVLSTALDRRKQQIGTRNLILGIVIGALAMVGNAAGIILMKPVLDETPVLWVTLVRLVGALLVLVPAFLIHTRRRAMSASLVAVQGRIYLFGSSFAGTYFALMLWIGGMKFTQVSISAALNQTSNIFVFIFAALLLKEKITMQRVIAILLAVSGAMLVTFF; translated from the coding sequence ATGCTGGAAGATATGCCATACTTCGGAGAAGTGCTTTCAGTTCTGACGGCTGTCGTCTGGGCGTTCGCCGTGATTCTGTTCAAGAAGAGTGGCGAGACGGTGAGTCCACTCGCCCTGAACCTGTTCAAGAACGTCCTTGCTGTCACTCTGTTTGTTCCAACCCTGCTGATATTCGGAATAGAGTTCCTTCAACCTGTGCCGGTCTCTGACTATCTTGTACTGCTGTTGAGCGGAATCATTGGGATAGGGATCACAGACACACTTTACTTCAAGAGTCTAAATCTCCTCGGAGCCAGCTTGATGGCGATCGTCGCATGTCTTTACAGTCCATCCGTGTTTGCATTGTCGGCGATATTTCTGGGGGATACTTTGAGTGTTATCCAGCTTGTCGGCGTCGCACTGATTGTATCGGCAGTTCTGTCGACGGCTCTCGATCGGCGGAAGCAGCAGATCGGAACACGCAACCTGATACTCGGAATAGTGATCGGCGCACTCGCCATGGTCGGCAATGCGGCAGGGATTATTCTGATGAAACCTGTTCTCGACGAGACTCCGGTCCTCTGGGTGACACTGGTAAGACTCGTCGGAGCCCTTCTGGTGTTGGTTCCTGCCTTCCTGATTCACACGCGTCGCAGGGCAATGTCTGCTTCATTGGTTGCGGTGCAGGGCAGGATATATCTGTTCGGAAGTTCCTTCGCCGGCACATACTTCGCGCTGATGCTCTGGATCGGCGGGATGAAATTCACGCAGGTATCAATATCAGCGGCGCTCAATCAGACAAGCAACATCTTCGTGTTCATATTCGCCGCACTGCTTCTCAAAGAGAAAATCACCATGCAGCGAGTCATTGCGATCCTGCTGGCAGTCAGTGGTGCAATGCTCGTGACGTTCTTTTGA